Proteins encoded within one genomic window of Thermodesulfobacteriota bacterium:
- a CDS encoding menaquinone biosynthesis decarboxylase: MAKKQFLDLQEFISYLDAIGDLKRVRAEVDSDLEASEIADRVIKEKGPALLFENVRGASFPLAMNLFGTEERVELALGRRPRDVGEELVELFHKVNPPSLKSFFSILPKAYSLLSMRTKSVGSGAVQEIEEEPNLGKLPVIKCWPLDGGKFVTLGLVLTQDPVTNKRNLGIYRMQVYDEKTTGMHWHPHKGGAAHYHEAGKLGRDLEVAVVLGGDPKMIFTAIAPLPEGMDEIAFASYLRGKPIPMVKGKSVSLTVPANAEFVIEGVVPQSELRVEGPFGDHFGHYSMEAEFPVFHLNRITHRANAIYPATIVGKPPKEDVFLGMAAGDMFSPLTRIIHPEVKDMWAYPEAGFHNLLVVSVDERYPKNGIKAMLSLWGTGQLLLTKVMITVSSDVDPRDWDAVLTEIGLNYEPEEDVLVIPWAPLDTLDFTSGKLNVGSKMGINAVRKAPGRKPRKLPDKAPDPRAKHPEILDWRLLKGGILAVKIDRSPKEMLKKLFETPGYEDVRIIAAVSPDIDVHDNTELIWGIFTRFDPYLDLVFERTELRGPAVVYGGRMGIDATIKNWYPAVIEMSEDVKEAVTERWKEYWKM, translated from the coding sequence CTCCAGGAGTTTATAAGCTACCTCGACGCTATAGGCGACCTGAAGCGCGTCAGGGCCGAGGTCGATTCGGACCTCGAGGCTTCGGAAATCGCCGACAGGGTGATAAAGGAGAAGGGGCCGGCTCTCCTGTTCGAAAATGTGAGGGGGGCTTCGTTCCCGCTGGCGATGAATCTCTTCGGCACGGAGGAGCGCGTCGAGCTCGCCCTCGGTAGAAGGCCGAGGGACGTGGGGGAGGAATTGGTGGAGCTCTTTCACAAGGTGAACCCGCCGTCGCTTAAGTCGTTCTTCTCTATACTCCCGAAGGCGTACAGCCTGCTGTCGATGAGGACGAAGTCCGTTGGCAGCGGAGCGGTGCAGGAGATAGAGGAGGAGCCAAACCTCGGGAAGCTGCCGGTTATAAAGTGCTGGCCGCTCGACGGCGGGAAGTTCGTAACCCTCGGGCTCGTCCTGACGCAGGACCCCGTTACGAACAAGCGGAATCTCGGCATATACAGGATGCAGGTCTACGACGAGAAGACTACGGGGATGCACTGGCACCCGCACAAGGGCGGGGCCGCGCACTACCACGAGGCCGGAAAGCTCGGGCGGGACCTCGAGGTCGCTGTCGTGCTGGGCGGCGATCCGAAGATGATATTCACCGCGATAGCGCCGCTCCCGGAGGGCATGGACGAGATAGCGTTCGCAAGCTATCTCCGCGGGAAGCCCATACCGATGGTGAAGGGGAAGAGCGTGTCGCTCACCGTGCCGGCGAACGCGGAGTTCGTGATAGAGGGCGTCGTGCCGCAGAGCGAGCTAAGGGTAGAGGGCCCGTTCGGCGATCATTTCGGGCACTATTCGATGGAGGCCGAGTTCCCGGTCTTTCACCTTAACAGGATCACTCACAGGGCGAACGCGATCTACCCTGCAACTATCGTAGGCAAGCCGCCGAAGGAGGACGTCTTCCTCGGCATGGCGGCGGGGGATATGTTCTCGCCCCTTACGCGCATCATCCACCCGGAGGTGAAGGACATGTGGGCCTATCCGGAGGCCGGGTTCCATAATCTCCTGGTCGTTTCGGTGGACGAGCGCTATCCGAAAAACGGCATAAAGGCGATGCTGTCCCTTTGGGGGACGGGGCAGCTCCTTTTGACGAAGGTGATGATCACCGTTTCGAGCGACGTGGACCCGCGCGACTGGGACGCAGTGCTTACGGAGATAGGGCTTAACTACGAGCCGGAGGAGGACGTCCTCGTAATCCCCTGGGCCCCGCTCGATACGCTGGATTTTACCAGCGGGAAGCTGAACGTCGGGAGCAAGATGGGCATAAACGCCGTAAGGAAGGCGCCCGGAAGGAAGCCCCGGAAGCTGCCGGACAAGGCGCCCGATCCGAGGGCGAAGCATCCCGAGATCCTCGACTGGAGGCTGCTAAAGGGCGGCATTTTAGCTGTAAAGATTGACAGGAGCCCCAAGGAGATGTTAAAAAAGCTCTTCGAGACGCCGGGGTACGAGGATGTGCGTATAATCGCCGCCGTCAGCCCGGACATCGACGTGCACGATAACACTGAGCTTATATGGGGGATTTTCACGCGGTTCGACCCGTATCTGGACCTCGTGTTCGAGAGGACCGAGCTCAGGGGGCCGGCTGTCGTTTATGGCGGCCGTATGGGTATAGATGCGACTATAAAAAACTGGTATCCTGCTGTGATAGAAATGTCAGAGGACGTTAAAGAGGCGGTAACCGAAAGATGGAAAGAATACTGGAAGATGTAG
- the mqnE gene encoding aminofutalosine synthase MqnE, protein MERILEDVEKLCFDKNLLPIIEKVANGERLSFGDGLTVMDSLDINTVGMLADYVKRKRVGDKVYFVVNRHVNPSNICAISCRFCAFGTTKKSASAYEMSHEQILSLLNDDIREVHIVGGLHPDWNFDHYLDIIRLVKNNYPKTHVKAFTAVEIDWFTEITGKGLEYVLETLREAGVDALTGGGAEILHPDVRKKICAPKTIATRWEEIHRLAHAMGIPTNATILYGHIEEPFHVVDHLDRLRNIEDDSPGFFAFIPVLFQPENTGLKKQVKFFPASYDLKVHALARLYLDNFPHIKSYWITLGEKMAQVALHYGCSDADGTIMKEKIIHDAGAPSELGHTRDFMVNMIKNAGFIPVERDALYNEVQVYN, encoded by the coding sequence ATGGAAAGAATACTGGAAGATGTAGAAAAACTCTGTTTCGACAAGAACCTTCTCCCAATAATCGAAAAGGTGGCGAACGGGGAGCGCCTGAGCTTCGGCGACGGGCTTACCGTGATGGACAGCCTCGACATCAACACTGTCGGGATGCTTGCAGATTACGTCAAGCGGAAGAGGGTGGGGGACAAGGTTTACTTCGTCGTAAACAGGCACGTAAACCCGTCGAACATATGCGCCATTTCGTGCAGGTTCTGCGCGTTCGGCACGACCAAGAAATCGGCCAGCGCCTACGAGATGAGCCACGAGCAGATTCTTTCCCTCCTTAACGACGACATCAGGGAAGTGCACATAGTAGGCGGGCTCCATCCCGACTGGAACTTCGATCATTACCTCGACATTATTAGACTCGTGAAGAACAATTACCCGAAGACGCACGTGAAGGCGTTCACGGCGGTGGAGATAGACTGGTTCACCGAGATCACGGGCAAGGGGCTCGAGTACGTCCTCGAAACCCTGAGGGAGGCCGGGGTCGACGCGCTCACCGGCGGCGGCGCGGAGATACTCCACCCCGACGTCAGGAAGAAGATATGCGCGCCGAAGACTATAGCCACCCGGTGGGAGGAGATACACAGGCTCGCCCACGCCATGGGTATTCCGACGAACGCGACGATTCTTTACGGCCACATCGAAGAGCCGTTTCACGTCGTCGATCACCTGGACAGGCTGAGGAACATAGAAGACGATTCCCCGGGATTCTTCGCATTCATTCCCGTGCTCTTCCAGCCCGAAAACACCGGGCTAAAGAAGCAGGTGAAGTTCTTCCCGGCTTCTTACGACCTTAAGGTCCACGCCCTTGCGAGGCTATACCTCGACAACTTCCCGCACATAAAGTCCTACTGGATCACGCTCGGGGAGAAGATGGCGCAGGTCGCGCTCCATTACGGGTGCTCGGACGCGGACGGCACCATCATGAAAGAGAAGATAATCCACGACGCGGGCGCGCCTTCCGAGCTCGGGCACACGCGCGACTTCATGGTGAACATGATAAAGAACGCGGGCTTCATTCCCGTCGAGCGCGACGCCCTTTATAACGAAGTGCAGGTTTACAACTAG
- a CDS encoding TraR/DksA C4-type zinc finger protein — translation MDAYTEIIENLKAKKIELENRLGRIETSLRKTHDRDWDEQALEREGEEVVEFLDENIRTELDQINAALSMVDRGEYGVCVMCGDPIPIGRLEALPYTDRCVVCARESE, via the coding sequence ATGGACGCTTACACTGAAATAATCGAAAATCTCAAGGCCAAGAAAATCGAGCTCGAAAACAGGCTCGGGAGGATAGAAACCTCTCTCAGAAAGACCCACGACAGGGACTGGGACGAGCAGGCCCTGGAGCGTGAGGGCGAAGAGGTCGTTGAGTTCCTCGACGAGAACATAAGGACCGAGCTCGACCAGATCAACGCCGCGCTTTCGATGGTGGACAGGGGCGAGTACGGCGTCTGCGTCATGTGCGGCGACCCCATACCCATAGGCAGGCTCGAAGCCCTGCCGTATACCGACCGCTGCGTCGTCTGCGCCCGGGAATCCGAATAA
- a CDS encoding STAS domain-containing protein — MDMIVINADDELTHIKLRGRVDLDTIGDLDCEFTRQTVTRRKDAVVDMSDVDYMASIGLRMLITAAKALDKFGAKMVLLNPHPDVEDVLRTAGFDKVMPIEHDLESAREALRGLA; from the coding sequence ATGGACATGATCGTCATAAACGCCGACGACGAGCTCACGCACATAAAGCTGCGGGGGAGGGTGGATCTCGATACCATAGGCGACCTCGACTGCGAATTCACGAGGCAAACCGTCACGCGGAGGAAGGACGCCGTCGTCGATATGTCGGACGTCGATTACATGGCGTCCATCGGCCTCAGGATGCTTATCACTGCCGCGAAGGCCCTCGACAAGTTCGGCGCGAAAATGGTGCTTTTAAACCCTCATCCGGACGTCGAGGACGTCCTCAGGACGGCCGGGTTCGACAAGGTGATGCCCATCGAGCACGACCTCGAAAGCGCCCGCGAAGCTCTCAGGGGACTGGCCTGA
- a CDS encoding SpoIIE family protein phosphatase, which produces METSVPETDGPETGAPRATVLVVAGDPGLKLLVSQKFRREIRENELAFVFADDGASALRTLGRSDVDVVVTDVQLPGADGLTLLSDLKKYFPNIRSVIISAYGDMRTIRRALNLGAFDFLTKPIDLDDLGVTILKTVEEALALKQAVRDRERLAAIRQELDVARRIQLSMIPRTFPAFPGKSEFDIYGDIKAARDVGGDFYDFCILEGDKLYFAIGDASGKGVPAALFMAVTRTMIKAEAVKGNAPDRCLAEANRILCMENEFSMFITAFCGILDAGTGEVAYSNGGHKLPFLVRAGAGVEALPATGGIALGVLEGDSLYNVGTMKLGPGDTIFLYSDGVTEAANRGLELYTDKRLAKVLSGIGAGLPKDAVKAVLGDVETFSQGVPQADDMTLLAIRYN; this is translated from the coding sequence ATGGAAACCAGCGTACCCGAAACCGATGGCCCAGAGACCGGCGCGCCACGGGCGACAGTTCTGGTCGTTGCCGGCGATCCCGGGCTTAAATTACTCGTCAGCCAGAAATTCAGAAGGGAGATAAGGGAGAACGAGCTCGCTTTCGTCTTTGCGGACGACGGCGCGTCGGCCCTAAGAACCCTTGGCAGAAGCGACGTGGACGTGGTGGTGACGGACGTTCAGCTCCCCGGCGCCGACGGGCTGACGCTTCTTTCCGACCTCAAGAAGTACTTCCCTAATATAAGATCGGTGATAATCTCGGCGTACGGCGACATGCGCACCATCAGGCGCGCCCTCAATCTGGGTGCGTTCGACTTCCTGACGAAGCCCATCGACCTGGACGACCTCGGCGTGACCATACTGAAGACCGTGGAAGAGGCCCTTGCCCTGAAGCAGGCCGTCAGGGACAGGGAGCGGCTGGCCGCTATCAGGCAGGAGCTCGACGTCGCCCGGAGGATTCAGCTCTCGATGATACCGAGGACATTTCCGGCCTTTCCGGGAAAGAGCGAGTTCGACATATACGGCGACATCAAGGCGGCCCGGGACGTCGGGGGCGATTTCTACGATTTCTGCATCCTGGAGGGTGATAAACTCTATTTCGCCATCGGCGACGCCTCGGGGAAAGGCGTTCCGGCGGCGCTGTTCATGGCGGTTACGAGGACCATGATAAAGGCAGAGGCCGTGAAGGGCAACGCGCCCGACAGGTGCCTTGCCGAGGCCAATAGAATACTCTGCATGGAAAATGAATTTTCGATGTTCATAACCGCGTTCTGCGGCATACTGGACGCCGGGACGGGAGAGGTCGCGTATTCGAACGGCGGCCACAAGCTTCCGTTTCTCGTCCGTGCGGGGGCCGGGGTGGAAGCCCTGCCCGCTACGGGCGGGATCGCGCTAGGGGTCCTGGAAGGGGATTCACTTTATAATGTCGGGACTATGAAGCTCGGTCCCGGAGACACGATATTTCTTTACAGCGACGGGGTGACGGAAGCCGCGAACAGGGGGCTCGAATTATACACCGACAAGAGGCTCGCGAAGGTATTGTCCGGGATTGGCGCAGGACTTCCAAAGGATGCCGTCAAGGCCGTTCTCGGGGACGTCGAAACCTTTTCGCAAGGGGTCCCGCAGGCGGACGATATGACGCTCCTCGCCATCAGATATAATTAA
- a CDS encoding ATP-binding protein, with protein sequence MSSELNIRLRNDFGELTGLRERLREFCESLKLPRSCAFAVMLSLDELVTNIISYAWEDGLDHSIAISAKCGNGVMEIEVEDDGKPFNPLDYEPPDLSSPIEERHIGGLGIHLIQTYMDEIAYRREGGRNRVVMRKRVSQPLSG encoded by the coding sequence ATGTCCTCCGAGTTGAATATCCGGCTCAGGAACGATTTCGGCGAACTGACCGGGCTCAGGGAAAGGCTTAGGGAGTTCTGCGAATCGTTGAAACTCCCCCGGAGCTGCGCGTTTGCCGTGATGCTGTCACTGGACGAGCTCGTGACGAATATAATATCGTATGCCTGGGAGGACGGCCTCGATCACTCGATTGCGATAAGCGCGAAGTGCGGGAACGGCGTCATGGAAATAGAGGTCGAGGACGACGGGAAGCCGTTCAATCCACTAGACTACGAGCCGCCGGACCTTTCGTCGCCGATAGAGGAGCGCCACATCGGCGGGCTGGGCATACACCTCATTCAGACCTACATGGACGAGATAGCGTACAGGAGGGAAGGGGGGCGGAACCGCGTCGTCATGAGGAAGAGGGTGTCGCAGCCATTGTCCGGATGA
- a CDS encoding phosphatidylglycerol lysyltransferase domain-containing protein, producing MILRSVSLPLSHVDWIYTGGVPLESSFEEIYGELLSRFGSGFLIRGCSPEIADFLGRSGCEAVVTGSEAVIDIGGWRPGASLGELSRRGLKPGRVKEIAYSQENMKRLEALRTRTPYGGKPFLKYLFRTGYDEDMRCFVHADEDGGWLGAVTVSRTGPDSAHVEAMLRSARSPVGVMESLFVYVIRALGGDGYRELSLGEVPFVRPPGLTVEAAGMQSLKERFLFGSGHFLRFAYNYKSLFRFKDKFNPAWRPVYMCGSRSVPFRALADVFIKTGYCSLSGSELVSGLKSLASSPFKKRP from the coding sequence ATGATTCTGAGGAGCGTTTCACTCCCGCTCTCGCACGTGGACTGGATCTACACGGGAGGCGTGCCGCTCGAAAGCTCGTTCGAGGAGATATACGGCGAGCTCTTGTCGAGGTTCGGGAGCGGGTTCCTCATAAGGGGGTGCTCTCCCGAGATAGCTGATTTCCTCGGGCGGAGCGGGTGCGAGGCGGTCGTTACGGGCTCGGAAGCCGTTATAGACATCGGGGGCTGGAGGCCCGGGGCGTCCCTCGGCGAGCTTTCGCGGCGCGGCCTCAAGCCGGGGAGAGTGAAGGAAATCGCCTATTCGCAGGAGAATATGAAAAGGCTCGAAGCGCTCCGGACGCGCACTCCATACGGCGGAAAGCCGTTCCTTAAATATCTCTTCCGGACGGGATACGACGAGGACATGAGGTGCTTCGTTCACGCGGACGAGGACGGCGGGTGGCTCGGGGCCGTGACCGTTTCGAGGACGGGGCCCGACTCGGCGCACGTCGAGGCGATGCTGAGGTCGGCGCGGTCTCCCGTCGGCGTTATGGAGTCGCTTTTCGTATACGTCATACGCGCGCTCGGCGGGGATGGTTACAGGGAGCTCAGCCTGGGGGAGGTGCCTTTCGTACGTCCGCCGGGGCTCACGGTGGAGGCTGCCGGCATGCAGTCACTCAAGGAGAGGTTTCTTTTCGGCTCCGGGCATTTCCTGAGGTTCGCTTACAATTACAAAAGCCTCTTCAGGTTCAAGGACAAGTTCAATCCAGCGTGGCGGCCTGTTTACATGTGCGGGAGCCGTTCCGTTCCGTTTCGGGCGCTCGCGGACGTGTTTATAAAAACCGGGTACTGCAGCCTTTCGGGCTCGGAGCTGGTGTCGGGGTTAAAGAGCCTCGCGTCATCTCCTTTCAAAAAACGCCCGTGA
- a CDS encoding VanZ family protein — translation MLQLIFIAYVVFVIAASLVPEAGTSVVAYNDKIAHLAAYFVMGVLAWTAVTTMKRKLYLLFSSVVLGVVLELVQEFVPGRSMDAADAAANAAGIVLAYLVCRFCAEYVGWGTFSPGGKEKYPSGGAE, via the coding sequence ATGCTCCAGCTCATTTTCATCGCCTATGTGGTTTTCGTAATCGCCGCGAGCCTGGTCCCGGAAGCAGGCACAAGCGTCGTGGCGTACAATGACAAGATTGCGCACCTGGCGGCGTATTTCGTCATGGGCGTCCTCGCGTGGACGGCTGTCACGACCATGAAGAGGAAACTCTACCTTCTTTTCTCTTCCGTCGTTCTCGGGGTCGTGCTGGAGCTGGTTCAGGAATTCGTCCCGGGCAGGTCCATGGACGCCGCCGATGCCGCCGCCAACGCGGCGGGCATAGTGCTGGCTTATCTCGTGTGCAGGTTCTGCGCCGAGTACGTCGGATGGGGGACTTTCTCGCCCGGGGGTAAGGAGAAATACCCCTCCGGAGGAGCGGAATGA
- a CDS encoding MBL fold metallo-hydrolase — MNIKFCGAARTVTGSCHLLTLDDGFKILLDCGLYQGRDDELVDFNRTWLFDPADIDSMVLSHAHIDHSGRIPRLVRDGYRGEILTTSATRDLSAVMLLDSAKIQEKDASYIKKKNRKRERGRRKIKGPAVEPLYTDKDVFESLQSFVGVSYDVWHEIRKGVSVQLRDCGHIFGSASVTLRIDRNGKPPVKIGFSGDIGRPKRPILKDPVPMEDLDYLITESTYGGVKHSQLPQDEDELLRIINDCIEKRGKLVIPAFSVGRTQEIVYTLDKLENEGRLPEIPVFVDSPMAINATEVFRLHPECFDEGIAEYVLNDPDPFGFNKLKYIRTTEESKRLNSLTGPAVIISGSGMLTGGRVLHHLVNTVEHERHTILIVGFCAPYTLGDKIRRREKKLWIFGKERTLRAHVEIMDSFSAHGDEDEMLGYLSGLDREKLKKVFLVHGEYDRQEKFKSALEREGMRDVVIPELGSTFEIEV; from the coding sequence ATGAATATAAAGTTTTGCGGAGCGGCGAGGACGGTGACGGGAAGCTGCCACCTGCTGACGCTGGACGACGGGTTCAAGATACTTCTCGACTGCGGGCTTTACCAGGGGCGGGACGACGAGCTGGTCGACTTTAACCGTACGTGGCTCTTCGATCCCGCGGACATAGACTCGATGGTGCTGTCGCACGCGCACATAGACCACAGCGGCCGCATACCCAGGCTCGTCAGGGACGGATACAGGGGGGAGATACTGACGACGAGCGCGACCAGGGACCTTTCGGCCGTGATGCTGCTGGACAGCGCCAAGATACAGGAAAAGGACGCGAGCTATATAAAAAAGAAGAACAGGAAAAGGGAGAGGGGACGGCGCAAGATCAAGGGTCCGGCGGTAGAGCCGCTTTACACCGACAAGGACGTGTTCGAATCGCTCCAGAGCTTTGTCGGAGTAAGCTATGACGTGTGGCACGAGATAAGAAAGGGCGTATCCGTGCAGCTTAGGGACTGCGGCCACATATTCGGGAGCGCCAGCGTTACGCTAAGAATAGACCGGAACGGAAAGCCGCCCGTAAAAATCGGGTTCAGCGGGGACATTGGGAGGCCGAAGAGGCCCATATTGAAGGACCCCGTGCCCATGGAGGACCTCGACTACCTGATTACCGAGAGCACGTACGGCGGAGTGAAGCACAGCCAGCTCCCGCAGGACGAGGACGAGCTTCTCCGCATAATCAACGACTGCATCGAAAAAAGGGGGAAGCTTGTCATCCCGGCGTTCAGCGTGGGGAGGACCCAGGAGATCGTCTACACACTCGACAAGCTCGAGAACGAGGGACGCCTGCCCGAGATACCCGTCTTCGTGGACAGCCCGATGGCCATCAACGCGACGGAGGTCTTCAGGCTCCATCCGGAGTGCTTCGACGAGGGCATAGCGGAGTATGTGCTGAACGACCCCGATCCCTTCGGTTTCAACAAGCTGAAATATATCCGTACCACGGAGGAGTCGAAGCGGCTCAACAGCCTGACGGGGCCGGCCGTCATCATAAGCGGATCGGGCATGCTCACGGGGGGAAGGGTGCTCCACCATTTGGTGAACACCGTAGAGCACGAGCGCCACACGATTCTCATCGTAGGTTTCTGCGCCCCGTATACGCTCGGCGACAAGATAAGGCGGCGAGAGAAGAAGCTCTGGATATTCGGGAAGGAAAGGACGCTCAGGGCGCACGTCGAGATCATGGATTCCTTCAGCGCCCACGGCGACGAAGACGAGATGCTGGGCTATCTTTCGGGGCTCGACAGGGAGAAGCTGAAGAAGGTGTTCCTCGTCCACGGGGAGTATGACAGGCAGGAGAAGTTCAAGTCCGCCCTCGAAAGGGAGGGGATGAGGGACGTCGTGATTCCGGAGCTGGGAAGCACGTTCGAGATAGAAGTTTAG
- a CDS encoding penicillin-insensitive murein endopeptidase, which produces MILAGTLAYTSVTDGARAASSASASATQSIGTYTAGCMRNSAAIPMEGEGFQVIRPGRGRYFANPETIEFIVDLGKRVNEYVNGIILVGDVARQTGGPMLDEHSSHQTGLDADILYWQHPIALQRSLTVRERESIFPQSVLNDQRTGVDDSKWDDRIGRIVKAAASYADVDRIFVNPFIKRKLCSEYPGESWLAKLRPWYGHDGHFHVRLKCPEGNGSCVPQDPVNTHDTGCGSDLASWFTAGGKIKPKKSSGQTVRPKLPEECIAILDGGA; this is translated from the coding sequence GTGATACTGGCGGGGACGCTCGCGTATACGTCCGTGACGGACGGGGCCCGCGCCGCATCTTCCGCCTCGGCGTCTGCAACGCAATCCATAGGCACCTACACAGCCGGGTGCATGAGGAACTCCGCGGCCATCCCGATGGAAGGCGAAGGCTTTCAGGTCATAAGGCCCGGGCGGGGCAGATACTTCGCGAACCCCGAGACCATAGAATTCATCGTGGACCTCGGGAAGCGCGTGAACGAGTACGTAAACGGAATCATCCTCGTAGGCGACGTCGCCCGGCAAACGGGCGGCCCCATGCTCGACGAGCACAGCAGCCACCAGACGGGCCTCGACGCCGACATCCTCTACTGGCAGCACCCCATAGCCCTTCAAAGGAGCCTCACCGTCCGCGAGCGGGAGAGCATTTTCCCCCAGTCCGTCCTTAACGATCAGCGAACGGGGGTTGACGATTCCAAATGGGACGACAGAATAGGCAGGATAGTGAAGGCGGCCGCTTCCTACGCCGACGTAGACAGGATATTCGTGAATCCGTTCATAAAGAGAAAGCTCTGCTCCGAATACCCCGGCGAGTCGTGGCTCGCGAAGCTCCGCCCGTGGTACGGGCACGACGGCCATTTCCACGTTCGGCTCAAATGCCCCGAGGGCAACGGCTCGTGCGTGCCGCAGGATCCGGTAAACACACACGACACCGGGTGCGGTAGCGACCTCGCCTCGTGGTTCACGGCCGGCGGGAAAATCAAGCCGAAGAAGAGCTCGGGCCAAACCGTGAGGCCGAAGCTTCCCGAAGAATGTATCGCTATACTGGACGGCGGCGCATGA
- a CDS encoding metalloregulator ArsR/SmtB family transcription factor — protein MVEYKNANLDNVLHALSNSTRRNIVLQLAKEDLTVNELAEKYEMSLQAVSKHIQVLVKSGLVVKRKSGRERLCRVSYGPLESVSDMLDEFRRFWEARMDSLEKYFENRKTGGDAGE, from the coding sequence ATGGTTGAATATAAGAACGCGAATCTGGATAACGTCCTTCACGCGCTGTCTAACTCCACGAGGAGAAATATCGTCCTTCAGCTCGCGAAAGAGGACCTCACGGTGAACGAGCTGGCGGAGAAATATGAAATGTCTCTCCAGGCCGTGTCCAAGCACATACAGGTGCTTGTGAAGTCGGGGCTCGTCGTAAAGCGGAAATCGGGCCGGGAGCGGCTCTGCAGGGTGAGCTACGGGCCCCTCGAATCGGTCTCGGACATGCTGGACGAATTCAGGCGGTTCTGGGAGGCGCGCATGGATTCTCTCGAAAAATACTTTGAAAATCGGAAGACAGGAGGTGACGCCGGTGAGTGA
- a CDS encoding SRPBCC domain-containing protein, with protein MSEAAVVVKRVIKADPERVFEAFTKPEIMNEWFYGMDEGTAEVSNTLEAGGGFSINMRSVDGTEYMHTGEYREIVPHEKLVFTWNSNFAKDTVVTVSFRPVPGGTEVTIMHELLTVSEREPHRRGWTVCLGNLGRLFTR; from the coding sequence GTGAGTGAAGCAGCGGTAGTCGTCAAAAGGGTTATAAAAGCCGACCCGGAGCGGGTGTTCGAGGCGTTTACGAAGCCCGAGATCATGAACGAATGGTTTTACGGGATGGATGAGGGGACGGCGGAGGTATCGAACACGCTCGAAGCAGGGGGCGGGTTCAGTATCAACATGCGCTCGGTGGACGGGACGGAATACATGCATACGGGCGAGTACAGGGAGATCGTGCCGCACGAGAAGCTCGTTTTTACGTGGAACTCGAACTTCGCGAAGGATACGGTCGTTACCGTCAGCTTTCGCCCGGTGCCCGGCGGGACGGAGGTGACGATAATGCACGAGCTGCTCACGGTTTCCGAGAGGGAGCCCCACAGGAGGGGCTGGACCGTTTGCCTTGGCAACCTTGGGAGATTGTTTACACGATGA
- a CDS encoding DUF899 domain-containing protein — translation MKNQTLKHEIVSPAEWLEAREELLKKEKELTRARDALAAERRRMPWVAVGKAYEFDGPKGKASLLDMFEGRRQLIIYRAFFEPGVSGWPEHACIGCSMVADQVGHLAHLNARDTTLAFASRAPQADIERLKARMDWHILWYTITDDFDKDFGVDEWHGTNAFIRDGNRVFRTYFIDKRGDEALGSTWSYLDMTALGRQEEWGDSPEGYPQTPPYEWWNRHDEYGDARPSREWNAQVERGIRAGQGRRRP, via the coding sequence ATGAAAAACCAAACGCTGAAGCATGAAATCGTTTCCCCGGCGGAATGGCTGGAGGCCCGGGAGGAGCTACTGAAAAAGGAGAAGGAGCTGACCCGCGCGCGTGACGCGCTGGCAGCCGAGCGCCGGCGGATGCCGTGGGTAGCCGTCGGGAAGGCGTACGAGTTCGACGGGCCGAAAGGCAAGGCGAGTTTGCTCGACATGTTCGAAGGCCGCCGTCAACTGATCATCTATCGTGCCTTCTTCGAGCCCGGCGTGTCCGGCTGGCCCGAGCATGCCTGCATCGGCTGCTCCATGGTAGCCGACCAAGTCGGCCACCTTGCCCATCTGAACGCCCGCGACACCACGCTCGCGTTCGCCTCGCGCGCGCCGCAGGCGGACATCGAGCGTTTGAAGGCGCGAATGGATTGGCATATCCTGTGGTACACCATCACGGACGACTTCGACAAAGACTTCGGCGTGGACGAGTGGCACGGCACGAACGCGTTTATTCGCGACGGCAACCGCGTGTTCCGTACCTACTTCATCGACAAGCGGGGCGACGAGGCGCTCGGGAGCACCTGGAGCTACCTCGATATGACTGCGCTCGGGCGCCAGGAGGAGTGGGGGGACTCGCCCGAGGGCTACCCTCAGACCCCGCCGTACGAGTGGTGGAACCGGCACGACGAATATGGCGACGCCCGGCCGTCCCGGGAGTGGAACGCCCAGGTCGAGCGCGGTATCCGGGCCGGGCAAGGACGGCGGCGCCCGTGA